A single window of Bacteroidota bacterium DNA harbors:
- the amrB gene encoding AmmeMemoRadiSam system protein B: MAEIRKPAVAGMFYPATPEKLERQMTRLFSGVPDSPVKEEFIPGIIAPHAGYMYSGLTAAYAYKNIADKKYSRVIILSPSHREYFGGISIYDGDAYETPLGRISVDQNIAQKMAATSPRIMRSKAGHRDEHGVEVHLPFLQQIYGNDFEFVPVVMGDQSHANINELSKALLEVMDDDTLVVASSDLSHFYTKPVANKLDSVIADRIVEYNPEALEEDLERQITHACGGGLVVALMKATKRAGVKHSLLLHRSDSGDVSGDNTSVVGYLSAAFYN; encoded by the coding sequence ATGGCTGAAATAAGAAAACCCGCAGTAGCAGGGATGTTTTATCCGGCAACACCTGAAAAACTTGAAAGACAAATGACCCGTTTGTTCAGCGGGGTACCGGATTCTCCCGTGAAAGAGGAGTTTATACCGGGAATCATTGCTCCTCATGCCGGTTATATGTATTCAGGTCTGACAGCCGCTTATGCCTACAAAAACATTGCCGACAAGAAGTATTCAAGGGTGATTATTCTTTCTCCCAGTCACAGGGAATATTTCGGCGGTATTTCAATCTATGATGGCGACGCTTACGAAACTCCATTGGGCAGGATAAGCGTTGATCAGAATATTGCACAAAAAATGGCAGCCACTTCCCCCAGAATAATGAGAAGCAAAGCCGGTCACAGAGATGAGCATGGAGTTGAAGTGCATCTCCCTTTTTTGCAGCAAATTTATGGGAACGATTTTGAGTTTGTTCCGGTGGTCATGGGAGATCAGTCACACGCAAATATCAACGAACTCTCGAAAGCCCTTCTCGAAGTGATGGATGATGATACCCTCGTGGTTGCTTCGAGCGATCTTTCACATTTTTATACCAAACCGGTTGCAAATAAACTGGACTCTGTGATTGCAGACCGGATTGTTGAATACAACCCTGAAGCCTTGGAAGAAGACCTCGAGAGGCAGATAACACATGCATGCGGTGGCGGTCTTGTTGTCGCACTCATGAAAGCAACAAAAAGAGCCGGGGTAAAACATTCCCTTCTGCTGCACCGTTCCGATTCGGGTGATGTTTCGGGAGACAATACTTCAGTAGTCGGCTACCTTTCGGCAGCATTTTACAATTGA
- a CDS encoding L-serine ammonia-lyase, with product MESIKEIYRIGFGPSSSHTMGPRKAAEIFREKNVEAFRFRVALHGSLAATGRGHLTDKAIMEVLSPEKTEILWKPEDILAKHPNALTLEAFDSDGKIIDSWRVYSVGGGKIIDDDHDPKEDSIYPHNTMNEILKWTKQTGRSFWEYVEEVEGHDIYDHLANVWEVMQVAIKNGLEAEGVLPGPLNLRRKASSYFVKAKNYSGTLKEKTLIFSYALAVGEENAAGGEIVTAPTCGSCGTMPAVLKRLKDSFEFSDQKILRALATAGLVGNLVKHNASISGAKVGCQGEVGTACAMASAAATQLLGGTPLQIEYAAEMGIEHHLGLTCDPIMGLVQVPCIERNAFAAERAFNTATFSLLSDGQHLVSFDKIVKTMKQTGHDIPSIYKETSEGGMALFYS from the coding sequence ATGGAATCGATAAAAGAAATTTACCGGATTGGATTTGGTCCCTCGAGCAGCCACACGATGGGTCCGAGAAAAGCTGCAGAGATTTTCAGAGAGAAAAATGTGGAGGCTTTCCGTTTCAGGGTAGCGCTTCACGGCTCTCTTGCAGCCACGGGAAGAGGACACCTGACTGATAAGGCGATTATGGAGGTGTTATCTCCCGAAAAGACCGAAATTCTGTGGAAACCGGAAGATATTCTTGCGAAACATCCGAATGCATTGACTCTTGAGGCATTTGATTCTGATGGTAAAATTATCGATTCCTGGCGGGTCTATTCGGTCGGCGGTGGCAAAATCATTGATGATGATCATGACCCCAAGGAAGATTCGATTTATCCACACAACACGATGAACGAAATTCTGAAGTGGACGAAGCAGACCGGACGGTCATTCTGGGAATATGTTGAGGAAGTGGAAGGACATGATATCTATGACCACCTGGCAAATGTCTGGGAAGTGATGCAGGTGGCTATCAAAAACGGTCTTGAAGCCGAAGGAGTTTTACCGGGTCCTCTTAATTTGAGAAGAAAGGCCTCCTCGTATTTCGTAAAGGCAAAAAATTATTCGGGAACTCTTAAGGAGAAAACCCTCATTTTCTCTTATGCGCTTGCTGTGGGTGAGGAAAATGCTGCCGGTGGAGAAATAGTTACGGCTCCCACCTGCGGGTCATGCGGAACGATGCCGGCAGTTCTTAAGAGACTGAAAGACAGTTTTGAGTTTTCGGATCAGAAAATACTCAGGGCACTTGCTACTGCAGGACTTGTGGGCAATCTTGTAAAGCACAATGCATCCATTTCGGGAGCAAAAGTTGGTTGCCAGGGGGAGGTTGGAACCGCATGTGCGATGGCGAGTGCGGCTGCCACCCAGCTTCTTGGCGGGACACCGCTTCAGATAGAGTATGCAGCAGAAATGGGGATTGAGCACCACCTCGGGCTTACCTGCGACCCGATAATGGGGCTTGTTCAGGTGCCATGCATTGAACGAAATGCCTTCGCTGCAGAAAGGGCGTTTAACACTGCGACTTTTTCACTTCTTTCCGACGGGCAGCACCTCGTTTCGTTCGACAAAATTGTTAAGACCATGAAGCAGACGGGACATGATATCCCCTCGATATACAAGGAAACTTCAGAAGGGGGTATGGCTCTCTTTTATTCGTAG
- the amrA gene encoding AmmeMemoRadiSam system protein A, producing MTLEEKKLLLRAARNAIEHSLGLTKETIQLPAEGVFDTMSGCFVTLHKHGDLRGCIGFIKGVEPLHKTIKEAALLAAREDPRFPPVTAHEWRHIAIEISVLSPPFDMPDYDSIVLGTHGIIIREGFRSALFLPQVPLEHNMDKDEFLTELCKKAGLPPRLWTQKQLKMQAFTAEVFSEEEIYG from the coding sequence ATGACACTTGAAGAAAAAAAACTGCTGCTTAGGGCGGCAAGAAATGCCATAGAACACTCGCTCGGTCTCACCAAAGAGACAATTCAACTTCCCGCTGAGGGTGTTTTTGACACCATGAGCGGATGCTTTGTTACACTTCATAAACATGGTGACTTGCGGGGATGTATCGGTTTTATTAAAGGAGTGGAACCTTTGCATAAAACCATCAAGGAAGCCGCACTTCTGGCAGCAAGGGAAGACCCGAGATTCCCTCCCGTTACCGCACATGAATGGAGGCACATTGCGATTGAGATATCGGTGCTTTCTCCTCCGTTTGACATGCCGGATTATGACAGTATTGTTCTCGGTACCCATGGTATTATCATTCGTGAAGGATTCAGAAGTGCCCTTTTTCTGCCACAGGTACCCCTCGAGCACAATATGGATAAAGATGAGTTTCTTACCGAACTTTGCAAAAAAGCAGGACTTCCACCACGGCTCTGGACTCAAAAACAACTTAAAATGCAGGCTTTTACAGCGGAAGTCTTCTCAGAGGAGGAAATTTATGGCTGA
- a CDS encoding T9SS type A sorting domain-containing protein — protein sequence MTWNTLNYPGSTGTIRNPYFRTVIAAADPDIFVAGELGSTTDFNTFRDSVIKKVSTEYQAGAFIDGPDSDHAIFFKSSKFNFISNTPIATELRDISQFVVTTTSTLDTLIIYAVHLKASNTTADREQRAREVDSLRKVTDKLHAGANFIVLGDFNFYGSTEPAYIKLLNTATSGYFIDYLKDSMSGTWNSAAFSRYHTQSPRTRSFGGGATGGMDDRFDLILMSQNAKDFGGVSFVPGSYIAYGNDGNHYNDSLNSPPNTAVGQIVADGIHYASDHIPVIASFLFDTPLPVELVSFTGKRSNDGVKLEWQTSTETNNLGFDVQRSENNKEWHNLGFVEGHNTSSSPKYYEFTDRTRHNGNLYYRLRQNDNDGTIEFSNVVEISASVPAGFSLNQNYPNPFSSGSNDAQTNIEFEIPSAGNVVLTIYDILGREVTTLLDKSFEAGKHTVKFNPQNLPAGNYIYKLSWNNLTLTGKMICLP from the coding sequence ATGACATGGAACACTCTCAATTACCCGGGTTCAACAGGAACGATAAGAAACCCCTACTTCAGAACTGTAATTGCAGCCGCAGATCCCGACATTTTTGTCGCGGGGGAACTGGGTTCCACAACTGATTTTAACACTTTCCGCGATTCGGTGATAAAAAAAGTTTCAACCGAATATCAGGCAGGTGCATTTATCGATGGTCCTGATTCGGATCATGCAATATTTTTCAAATCCTCGAAATTTAACTTTATTTCCAATACCCCGATTGCAACTGAACTGAGAGATATCAGTCAATTTGTTGTGACCACTACTTCCACACTTGATACACTGATTATTTATGCAGTGCATTTGAAAGCAAGCAATACAACAGCAGACAGGGAACAACGGGCGAGAGAGGTGGACAGTCTCCGAAAAGTGACTGACAAACTTCATGCGGGAGCAAATTTTATTGTACTGGGAGATTTTAATTTTTATGGCTCAACTGAACCTGCCTATATTAAATTACTAAATACTGCGACGAGCGGTTATTTTATCGATTATTTGAAGGACTCGATGTCGGGTACATGGAACAGTGCTGCGTTTTCAAGATATCATACACAATCGCCAAGAACAAGGTCTTTTGGAGGAGGTGCGACCGGAGGGATGGACGACAGATTTGACCTTATATTAATGAGTCAAAACGCAAAAGATTTTGGGGGCGTCAGTTTTGTACCGGGTTCATATATCGCATACGGAAATGACGGAAACCATTATAATGACTCATTAAACAGTCCGCCAAATACCGCAGTGGGTCAGATCGTTGCTGACGGTATTCATTATGCCTCTGATCATATTCCGGTAATTGCAAGTTTCCTTTTTGACACTCCATTACCTGTTGAACTTGTATCGTTTACAGGCAAAAGATCGAATGACGGAGTAAAATTGGAATGGCAGACCTCCACGGAAACTAATAATCTCGGTTTCGATGTGCAGAGGTCGGAGAATAATAAGGAGTGGCACAACCTTGGTTTTGTTGAAGGGCACAATACGAGCAGTTCACCAAAATATTATGAGTTTACGGACCGGACAAGACACAATGGAAATTTGTATTACAGATTGAGACAAAACGACAACGACGGTACAATAGAGTTTTCGAATGTGGTTGAGATATCCGCCAGCGTGCCCGCAGGATTCTCCCTCAATCAAAATTACCCCAATCCCTTTTCCTCAGGGAGCAACGATGCTCAAACGAATATTGAATTCGAAATACCGTCAGCAGGGAATGTGGTTCTGACAATTTACGATATTCTCGGAAGGGAAGTGACGACACTTCTCGATAAATCTTTTGAAGCGGGAAAACACACTGTGAAATTTAATCCGCAAAATTTACCTGCGGGGAATTACATCTACAAATTAAGCTGGAACAACCTGACACTGACCGGGAAGATGATCTGCCTGCCGTAG
- a CDS encoding tryptophanase, giving the protein MRTIIEPFKIKAVEPIRFTTKEERTQILKNAGYNPFSIHADDVLIDLLTDSGTSAMSSEQWAGVMLGDESYAGSKSFYKFDAAVKKITGLKNVIPTHQGRASEKILFTVLGGKGKYFCSNTHFDTTRANVEYSGAEAVDFMTEIGKHPEMKADFKGNMDIVALEAFIKKTGAENIPLVLMTVTNNSGGGQPVSMQNIKETKAICTKYGIPFFLDACRFAENAYFIKKREKGYENKTPLEIAQEMFSYADGCTMSAKKDAFANIGGFLAMNDDGLAMSCRNLLIVTEGFTTYGGLAGRDLEAIAQGLVEILDEHYLEYRIRCVEYLGEKLVKNDVPILEPPGGHAIYLDAIRFAPHIPQHQFPGQSIVCELYLEGGIRACEIGSVMFGRELPDGTHISPAMELVRMAIPRRVYTQSHFDYMIEVIIDVYKRRSELRGMKITEQAPMLRHFTAKFDYVG; this is encoded by the coding sequence ATGAGAACAATAATAGAACCATTTAAAATAAAAGCAGTTGAGCCGATCAGATTTACAACAAAGGAAGAACGGACTCAAATCCTGAAAAATGCCGGATATAACCCCTTTTCAATTCATGCAGATGATGTGTTGATTGACCTGCTTACGGACAGCGGCACTTCCGCAATGAGTTCGGAACAATGGGCAGGTGTAATGCTTGGTGACGAATCATACGCCGGATCAAAAAGTTTTTACAAGTTTGACGCAGCCGTAAAAAAGATTACCGGTCTGAAAAATGTGATCCCGACACATCAGGGAAGGGCATCTGAAAAGATACTTTTCACTGTGCTTGGAGGGAAGGGGAAATATTTCTGCAGCAATACACATTTTGACACTACCCGTGCAAATGTTGAATATTCGGGTGCCGAGGCTGTCGATTTCATGACGGAAATCGGGAAACATCCCGAGATGAAAGCCGATTTTAAAGGGAACATGGATATTGTTGCACTGGAGGCTTTTATCAAAAAAACAGGTGCCGAGAACATTCCACTCGTATTGATGACTGTAACCAACAATTCGGGCGGTGGTCAGCCTGTCTCGATGCAGAACATCAAAGAGACAAAGGCTATTTGTACTAAATACGGCATCCCCTTCTTCCTGGATGCATGCCGGTTTGCAGAAAATGCATATTTCATAAAGAAGCGTGAAAAAGGTTACGAAAATAAAACACCCCTTGAGATTGCACAGGAGATGTTTTCTTATGCCGATGGCTGCACTATGAGTGCGAAAAAAGACGCATTTGCAAACATTGGGGGATTCCTCGCAATGAATGATGACGGTCTGGCGATGTCGTGCAGAAACCTCCTCATAGTTACCGAAGGATTCACAACCTACGGAGGACTCGCAGGCAGAGACCTTGAAGCAATCGCGCAGGGACTTGTTGAAATTCTTGATGAGCATTACCTCGAGTACAGAATAAGATGTGTGGAATATCTCGGAGAAAAGCTCGTTAAAAATGATGTGCCGATACTCGAACCACCGGGAGGACACGCAATTTACCTCGACGCCATCAGATTTGCACCACACATTCCGCAACATCAGTTTCCGGGACAATCCATTGTCTGCGAACTGTATCTCGAAGGAGGAATCAGAGCATGTGAGATTGGAAGTGTAATGTTTGGCAGAGAACTTCCCGACGGGACGCACATTTCACCCGCAATGGAACTTGTAAGGATGGCAATTCCCAGAAGAGTTTACACCCAAAGTCATTTCGACTACATGATTGAGGTAATAATTGATGTGTACAAGAGAAGATCGGAACTTCGCGGGATGAAAATCACGGAACAGGCTCCGATGTTGAGACACTTCACAGCGAAATTTGACTATGTGGGTTAG
- a CDS encoding type 1 glutamine amidotransferase domain-containing protein — MSANLNVKDSNSPKRVALIAANSSVSSQTGWQIGFWWAELTHPYHAFTEKGYKVDIYSPEGGELMADSFSDPEDASGYSAHDILSLGFKKSPPHSALLKDTPSIDKLNVSDYDAVFLTGGQSPMYTFINNEKLHKLVVDFHEAGRVVGIVCHATCVLLKAKTSDGKLLVEGKTWTGFANAEEQFADSYVGMKIQPFWIEEEAKKIENTNFITGGLFKPFAVRDGRLVTGQQQYSGAEAARLVIEALGV, encoded by the coding sequence ATGAGCGCTAACCTCAATGTAAAGGATTCCAACAGCCCGAAAAGAGTTGCACTTATTGCTGCCAATTCCTCTGTCAGTTCCCAAACCGGCTGGCAAATCGGTTTCTGGTGGGCAGAACTTACCCACCCTTACCACGCCTTTACCGAAAAGGGCTACAAAGTCGATATCTATTCACCCGAAGGTGGTGAGCTGATGGCAGACAGTTTTAGTGATCCCGAAGATGCGAGCGGTTACTCGGCGCATGACATCCTGAGCCTTGGCTTTAAGAAGTCACCTCCACATTCAGCATTGTTGAAGGACACTCCGTCAATAGATAAGCTCAATGTAAGCGATTATGATGCAGTTTTCCTTACAGGGGGACAGTCACCGATGTACACATTCATAAATAATGAAAAACTCCACAAACTGGTAGTCGATTTCCATGAGGCGGGTAGAGTTGTCGGCATTGTCTGCCATGCCACTTGTGTACTCCTCAAAGCCAAAACCTCTGACGGTAAACTTCTAGTCGAGGGAAAAACCTGGACGGGCTTTGCAAATGCTGAAGAGCAGTTTGCTGACAGCTATGTGGGAATGAAAATTCAGCCGTTCTGGATAGAGGAAGAAGCTAAAAAGATTGAGAACACAAACTTCATTACAGGCGGGTTATTCAAACCTTTTGCGGTCAGGGACGGCAGACTTGTCACCGGACAACAGCAATATTCGGGAGCCGAAGCAGCAAGACTTGTAATTGAAGCTCTCGGTGTTTAA
- a CDS encoding helix-turn-helix transcriptional regulator has protein sequence MPVFEFREKKYNNPVELALDVIGGKWKMPILWRLKDKVWRYGELKNFIPGITHKMLAQQLRELEADGLVNRKVYQVIPPKVEYSITEKGLTTIPLITSLRQWGIAFKEDKLV, from the coding sequence ATGCCCGTTTTCGAGTTTAGAGAGAAAAAATATAATAATCCGGTGGAGCTTGCTCTCGATGTAATTGGTGGAAAATGGAAGATGCCGATACTCTGGAGATTAAAAGACAAGGTTTGGAGATACGGCGAACTAAAAAATTTTATTCCCGGCATTACACACAAAATGCTTGCTCAGCAACTGCGGGAACTGGAAGCGGATGGACTTGTAAACAGAAAGGTTTATCAGGTGATTCCACCGAAAGTGGAGTATTCGATCACTGAGAAGGGATTGACTACAATTCCCTTAATTACTTCTTTGCGTCAGTGGGGGATTGCATTTAAGGAGGATAAACTGGTTTAG
- a CDS encoding U32 family peptidase C-terminal domain-containing protein, producing the protein MTKPELLLPAGDFEKLKFAFQYGADAVYAGVPAFSLRARENDFKIDGVKEAIDYTHSLGKKIYLTVNIFPHNSKLEPMRRAITAMAELKPDAFIMADPGVIYFAKEICPDIPIHLSTQANNINWASAKFWREQGISRIILSRELSLREVKTIHEKVPDVELEFFVHGSICMAYSGRCLLSNYMSYRDANQGTCAHSCRWQYKVYKGHEQEHNPEYEVVASEDELTMDGVYDPVYKPLEGNFYLEEQQRPGEFLEADEDEYGTYIMNSRDLCAAEYLQELKDAGVSSFKVEGRSKSIYYVASVARTYRKAIDEMEQGIKPTFDYVSELAKTANRGFIPGFLVSNPKEKAQWYEKNVQLQTHEFAGVVREVMPDGLARVEVRNRFEKGEELEVFFPDFGMDFIQTVGLMKNPLDEIVEVAHGGAGDIFIKLDKEVFPGVLLRKKRQTTS; encoded by the coding sequence ATGACAAAACCTGAACTTCTCCTCCCTGCAGGAGACTTTGAAAAACTTAAATTTGCATTTCAATACGGGGCTGACGCTGTTTATGCGGGGGTTCCTGCATTTTCGCTGAGGGCACGGGAAAATGATTTTAAGATTGACGGCGTAAAAGAAGCGATTGACTACACACACTCCCTTGGGAAAAAGATTTATCTGACGGTGAATATTTTCCCTCACAACAGCAAACTTGAACCGATGCGTCGTGCAATTACCGCAATGGCTGAACTGAAACCTGACGCTTTTATTATGGCGGATCCGGGAGTTATTTATTTTGCAAAAGAAATATGTCCCGATATCCCGATACACCTTTCGACTCAGGCGAACAATATCAACTGGGCATCCGCAAAGTTCTGGAGGGAGCAAGGGATATCGAGAATCATCCTTTCCAGAGAGCTTTCTCTCCGGGAAGTGAAGACAATTCATGAAAAAGTACCTGATGTGGAGCTGGAATTTTTTGTTCATGGTTCCATCTGCATGGCTTATTCGGGGAGGTGTCTCCTTTCAAACTACATGTCTTACCGTGATGCAAATCAGGGGACATGCGCCCACAGTTGCCGCTGGCAGTACAAAGTGTATAAGGGACACGAGCAGGAGCACAATCCGGAATATGAAGTGGTGGCATCAGAGGATGAACTTACGATGGACGGTGTGTATGATCCTGTTTATAAACCCCTCGAAGGGAATTTCTACCTTGAAGAGCAGCAGAGACCGGGAGAGTTTCTGGAGGCTGATGAGGACGAATATGGCACCTACATAATGAATTCGAGGGATCTCTGTGCCGCAGAATATCTTCAGGAACTGAAGGATGCCGGTGTTTCGAGCTTCAAGGTCGAGGGGAGATCAAAATCGATTTACTATGTAGCATCCGTTGCCAGAACCTACCGCAAAGCGATTGACGAGATGGAACAGGGAATAAAGCCGACATTCGATTATGTATCCGAGCTTGCAAAAACAGCAAACAGAGGTTTTATTCCGGGATTTCTCGTATCAAATCCGAAGGAAAAAGCCCAGTGGTATGAGAAAAATGTCCAGTTGCAGACTCACGAATTTGCAGGGGTTGTCAGGGAAGTGATGCCTGACGGACTGGCACGGGTTGAAGTGAGAAACAGATTTGAAAAGGGTGAGGAACTCGAGGTTTTCTTTCCCGATTTTGGCATGGATTTTATCCAGACTGTCGGACTGATGAAAAATCCTCTCGATGAGATTGTCGAAGTGGCACACGGTGGAGCCGGAGATATCTTCATCAAACTTGACAAAGAAGTCTTCCCCGGCGTCCTGTTAAGAAAGAAAAGGCAGACTACCTCTTAA
- a CDS encoding NAD-dependent epimerase/dehydratase family protein, with amino-acid sequence MQTILGGGGAIGIPLAKELTKYTDKIKIVSRNAKKVNSTDITFNADITKKEEIFQAIKGSEIVYLTAGLKYTTKTWQEHWPAIMENVIEGCKRESAKLVFFDNVYMYGRVEGEMTEETPFHPCSKKGEIRAKLDLRFMDEYKKGDLQGVIVRGADFYGPGVGSSMFNLLVIDNLIKGKKANWMNNPKAFHTFTYTPDAAYATALIGNTPSTYNQVWHAPSEKKPITGEEMIRIAGEYMGIKPKIQVFSNGMLFMAGLFNPTIMSMIEMSYQFKYDYIFNSDKFKKAFNFTPTSYKAGIKACVEAAKK; translated from the coding sequence ATGCAAACGATTTTAGGCGGTGGTGGTGCAATTGGAATTCCACTGGCAAAGGAACTGACGAAATACACAGATAAAATTAAAATTGTAAGCAGAAATGCTAAAAAAGTCAATTCTACTGATATTACCTTTAATGCTGACATCACAAAAAAAGAGGAAATATTTCAGGCGATCAAGGGATCGGAGATTGTTTATCTCACCGCCGGACTGAAGTACACAACCAAAACCTGGCAGGAACACTGGCCCGCCATTATGGAGAATGTTATCGAAGGTTGTAAAAGAGAAAGTGCAAAACTCGTCTTTTTTGACAATGTTTATATGTACGGCAGGGTAGAAGGAGAGATGACTGAAGAAACGCCTTTTCATCCTTGCAGTAAAAAAGGAGAAATCAGGGCGAAACTCGATCTGCGTTTCATGGATGAGTACAAAAAGGGAGATTTGCAAGGGGTGATTGTGCGAGGTGCCGATTTCTATGGACCGGGTGTAGGGAGTTCGATGTTTAATCTGCTTGTCATCGACAATTTGATTAAAGGAAAAAAGGCAAACTGGATGAATAATCCAAAGGCTTTTCACACTTTTACCTACACTCCTGATGCAGCTTACGCCACAGCACTTATCGGGAATACTCCCTCGACTTACAATCAGGTTTGGCACGCTCCTTCTGAGAAAAAACCAATTACGGGAGAGGAAATGATCAGGATTGCCGGCGAGTATATGGGTATTAAACCAAAAATCCAGGTCTTTAGCAACGGGATGCTGTTTATGGCGGGGCTTTTCAATCCAACTATTATGTCGATGATCGAGATGAGCTACCAGTTCAAATACGACTACATTTTCAACAGCGACAAATTCAAAAAAGCTTTTAACTTTACACCGACTTCTTACAAAGCCGGTATAAAAGCCTGCGTAGAAGCAGCAAAGAAGTAA
- a CDS encoding NAD(P)-binding domain-containing protein: MKIAIIGAGNVGGALGLNFAKKGHKVILGTRDVNSEDIKSLTASNSDISASSVADAIASAEVVLFATPPQVAVDIAGQNPSLKEKIVIDATNSVFMKPAPYKNAFEGIKAVTGCEDVVKCFNSTGFENMKDPVYNGVGIDMFCAGTSTKAKDVASTLAKEIGFAECYDFGGDDKVELLEQFAFSWINLAIIQQHGRGMAFKLIKR, encoded by the coding sequence ATGAAAATAGCAATTATTGGAGCAGGAAATGTCGGCGGCGCACTTGGTCTCAACTTTGCAAAGAAGGGGCACAAAGTCATTCTTGGAACACGGGATGTGAACTCGGAAGACATCAAAAGTCTTACAGCCTCCAATTCCGATATTTCGGCATCTTCAGTTGCGGATGCAATCGCGAGTGCAGAAGTGGTGCTGTTCGCAACACCTCCACAGGTCGCTGTCGATATTGCGGGTCAAAACCCCTCACTGAAAGAGAAGATCGTGATCGATGCAACCAATTCGGTATTTATGAAACCGGCACCTTATAAAAATGCATTTGAAGGCATCAAAGCGGTAACAGGTTGCGAAGATGTTGTAAAATGCTTCAACAGCACAGGATTTGAAAACATGAAAGACCCCGTCTATAACGGCGTTGGAATCGACATGTTCTGTGCAGGAACAAGCACAAAGGCGAAGGATGTGGCTTCAACTCTTGCAAAAGAAATCGGATTTGCGGAATGCTATGACTTCGGAGGTGATGACAAAGTTGAGCTCTTGGAGCAATTCGCTTTCAGTTGGATAAACCTTGCGATCATTCAACAGCACGGAAGAGGCATGGCATTTAAGCTGATTAAGAGGTAG
- a CDS encoding DUF4905 domain-containing protein, with product MLSEPHFLLVEERDVDNREAFYHVFELSTGRTLLHRFSTPEKFWSGVETFQNKRILFHSYRSQGLPFHKGIFCYDIEKQSYLWQEPDLAYLLKNEQGVFAFKQKFESQEYFLLDSDTGQIIDELGEDSTPINQMIAEAAEKESFDQFIYPENFNLSKYNDGGYIEKLMHEGTIVEVAEIFEKDSLIFLNTHRGSREKGFLNELLVIDSEKKKVIKKEILNSRTENLIAESCFIYKNLLFLIINKKSIEIREIKT from the coding sequence ATGCTTTCGGAACCTCATTTCCTCCTCGTTGAAGAGAGGGATGTCGACAACCGGGAGGCTTTCTACCATGTCTTTGAACTATCCACCGGAAGGACTTTGCTACACAGGTTCTCCACACCGGAAAAATTCTGGAGCGGTGTGGAAACTTTTCAAAACAAACGAATACTTTTTCACAGTTACAGATCGCAGGGACTGCCTTTTCATAAAGGGATTTTCTGTTACGACATCGAAAAACAATCGTATTTGTGGCAGGAACCTGATCTCGCTTATTTACTGAAAAATGAACAGGGCGTTTTTGCCTTCAAACAGAAATTTGAGTCACAGGAGTATTTCCTGCTGGATAGTGACACCGGGCAGATTATTGATGAGCTTGGTGAGGACAGCACCCCGATTAATCAGATGATTGCCGAAGCCGCTGAAAAGGAATCTTTTGATCAGTTTATTTACCCTGAAAACTTCAACCTCTCCAAATATAACGATGGCGGATACATTGAGAAACTGATGCACGAAGGAACCATTGTTGAAGTCGCAGAGATATTTGAGAAGGACTCCCTCATCTTTCTGAACACCCATCGTGGCAGCCGGGAGAAGGGCTTCCTGAATGAGTTGCTTGTTATTGACAGTGAAAAAAAGAAAGTGATCAAAAAAGAGATTCTCAACAGCAGAACGGAGAATCTCATAGCTGAAAGTTGCTTTATTTACAAGAATCTCCTCTTTTTGATTATAAACAAAAAGAGTATCGAGATTCGGGAGATAAAAACATGA